In Phocoena phocoena chromosome 11, mPhoPho1.1, whole genome shotgun sequence, one DNA window encodes the following:
- the GALNT4 gene encoding polypeptide N-acetylgalactosaminyltransferase 4: MRIRMAVRWTWAGKGCLLLALLTVTYLLVELSISTLHASPGAGLTRERGPRQLSDSGKKAVDLSRPLYEKPPADSHALGEWGKASILQLKEGELKQQEELIERYAINIYLSDRISLHRHIEDKRMYECKSKKFNYRRLPTTSVIVAFYNEAWSTLLRTIHSVLETSPAVLLKEIILVDDLSDRVYLKTQLETYISNLDRVRLIRTNKREGLVRARLIGATFATGDVLTFLDCHCECNTGWLEPLLERIAKDETAIVCPVIDTIDWNTFEFYMQTGEPMIGGFDWRLTFQWHSVPKHERERRKSRIDPIRSPTMAGGLFAVSKKYFQYLGTYDTGMEVWGGENLELSFRVWQCGGKLEIHPCSHVGHVFPKRAPYARPNFLQNTARAAEVWMDGYKEHFYNRNPPARKEAYGDISERKLLRERLRCKSFDWYLKNVFSNLHVPEDRPGWHGAIRSIGISSECLDYNSPDNNPTGANLSLFGCHGQGGNQFFEYTSNKEIRFNSVTELCAEVPEQKSHVGMQNCPRDGFPVPANIIWYFKEDGTIFHPHSGLCLSAYRTPEGRPDVQMRTCDALDKNQIWKFEK; the protein is encoded by the coding sequence ATGAGGATCCGGATGGCCGTGAGGTGGACGTGGGCAGGCAAAGGCTGCCTGCTGCTGGCGCTTTTAACAGTGACCTATCTCCTGGTGGAACTCTCCATCTCCACTCTCCATGCCTCCCCAGGAGCCGGCCTTACCAGGGAGCGGGGCCCAAGACAGCTCTCAGACTCCGGGAAGAAAGCAGTGGATTTGTCTCGACCGCTTTATGAGAAGCCCCCTGCAGATTCCCATGCACTTGGGGAGTGGGGGAAAGCCAGCATACTCCAGCTCAAGGAGGGTGAACTGAAGCAGCAAGAAGAACTCATTGAGAGATATGCCATTAATATTTACCTCAGTGACAGGATTTCCCTGCACCGCCACATAGAGGATAAAAGAATGTATGAGTGTAAATCCAAGAAATTTAACTATAGGAGACTTCCCACCACTTCTGTTATCGTTGCTTTCTATAACGAAGCCTGGTCGACTTTGCTCCGCACCATCCACAGTGTTTTAGAAACTTCTCCTGCAGTCCTTTTGAAGGAGATCATCTTAGTCGATGACTTGAGCGACAGAGTTTATTTGAAGACACAACTTGAAACTTATATCAGCAATCTCGATAGAGTCCGCTTGATTAGAACAAATAAGCGGGAGGGGCTGGTTAGGGCCCGTCTGATTGGGGCCACTTTTGCCACTGGGGATGTCCTCACTTTCCTGGATTGTCACTGTGAGTGTAATACTGGTTGGCTGGAGCCACTTTTGGAAAGGATTGCTAAAGATGAAACAGCAATTGTTTGTCCTGTTATAGACACCATTGATTGGAATACTTTTGAATTCTATATGCAGACTGGGGAGCCCATGATTGGTGGGTTTGACTGGCGTCTAACGTTCCAGTGGCATTCTGTCCCCAAACAtgaaagggagaggaggaaatcGAGAATTGACCCAATCAGATCACCCACCATGGCTGGAGGACTGTTTGCTGTcagcaaaaaatattttcagtaccTTGGAACTTATGACACTGGGATGGAAGTGTGGGGAGGTGAAAATCTGGAGCTGTCTTTTAGGGTGTGGCAGTGTGGAGGTAAACTGGAGATCCACCCCTGTTCTCACGTGGGCCACGTTTTCCCCAAGCGGGCGCCATATGCTCGGCCCAATTTCCTGCAGAATACTGCTCGCGCAGCGGAAGTGTGGATGGACGGGTACAAAGAGCATTTCTACAATCGAAACCCTCCAGCAAGGAAAGAAGCTTATGGCgatatttctgaaagaaaattactACGAGAACGGCTGAGGTGCAAGAGCTTTGACTGgtatttgaaaaatgtgttttctaattTACATGTTCCAGAGGATAGGCCAGGCTGGCACGGAGCTATTCGCAGTATTGGGATCTCTTCTGAATGTTTAGATTATAATTCTCCTGACAACAACCCCACAGGTGCTAACCTTTCACTGTTTGGATGCCACGGTCAAGGAGGCAATCAATTCTTTGAATATACTTCGAACAAAGAAATAAGGTTTAATTCAGTGACAGAGTTATGTGCAGAGGTTCCTGAGCAAAAAAGTCAcgtgggaatgcaaaattgtcCCAGAGATGGGTTTCCTGTTCCAGCAAACATTATTTGGTATTTTAAAGAAGATGGAACCATTTTTCATCCCCACTCAGGACTGTGTCTTAGTGCTTACCGGACACCTGAGGGCCGACCTGATGTTCAAATGAGAACTTGTGATGCTCTAGATAAAAATCAAATCTGGAAGTTTGAGAAATAG